A genome region from Vallitalea okinawensis includes the following:
- a CDS encoding aspartate aminotransferase family protein, whose protein sequence is MSGYSISKWHDTDAVYEQINKLISMPLIPLKREAVTKYMEYFETQCKKSKDMITEAKQYIPGGVQHNLAFNHPFPLVFTKAEGAYLYDMDGNQYIDFLQAGGPTVLGSNYEPVREKVIELLNTCGPVTGLFHEYELKLAKIINKHMPAVEMFRMLGSGTESVMAALRIARLATGHKKIIKLGGAYHGWSDQMVYGLHIPGTRGFEAHGIPGNCRKHTQEVFPNDIDALERTMKLNKLRGGTAAVILEPVGPESGTRPMHKEYNHQVRQLCDKYGALLIFDEVVTGFRLGLGGAQGYFNVKPDLTIFGKVVAGGYPSAGGLGGRRDLINHLAAGLESGKKRAYCGGTLAANPLSSLAGYYTIKELERTNAAVIAGQQGDKITKGLQDLIKQYDLPYVAYNQGSICHLETSAAMFIKLKYTSIKKCLGEIKARKFMMEEMGAAYMAEGLVTLAGSRLYTSMATTDEIVDEALKRFENVFKNVDRSNLLNDVEPGNMGQTA, encoded by the coding sequence ATGTCAGGATATTCTATATCAAAATGGCATGATACAGATGCAGTATATGAGCAAATTAATAAGCTGATTAGTATGCCTTTGATACCGTTAAAAAGAGAAGCAGTAACAAAGTACATGGAGTACTTTGAAACCCAATGTAAAAAATCAAAAGACATGATCACAGAAGCAAAACAATATATACCTGGTGGGGTGCAACATAATCTAGCTTTTAACCATCCGTTTCCATTGGTTTTCACAAAAGCCGAGGGAGCGTATCTTTATGATATGGATGGAAATCAATATATTGATTTCTTACAGGCAGGTGGACCAACGGTACTGGGGAGTAATTATGAACCAGTAAGAGAAAAAGTTATCGAATTATTGAATACCTGTGGTCCAGTAACAGGTCTATTTCATGAATATGAATTAAAGCTAGCAAAGATTATCAATAAGCATATGCCTGCTGTTGAAATGTTTAGGATGTTAGGTAGCGGTACTGAATCTGTTATGGCAGCATTACGTATAGCTCGTCTGGCTACTGGGCATAAAAAAATCATTAAGTTAGGTGGAGCTTATCATGGTTGGAGCGATCAGATGGTTTATGGATTGCATATCCCAGGAACTAGAGGATTCGAAGCTCACGGTATACCAGGGAACTGTAGGAAACATACACAGGAAGTTTTTCCAAATGATATCGATGCCCTTGAGCGAACCATGAAGCTTAATAAACTGAGGGGGGGCACTGCTGCAGTTATACTAGAACCAGTGGGACCAGAAAGTGGCACTAGACCAATGCATAAGGAGTATAATCACCAAGTACGACAGCTTTGTGACAAGTATGGTGCACTTCTTATATTTGATGAGGTTGTAACAGGATTTAGATTAGGATTAGGAGGAGCACAAGGCTATTTTAATGTAAAGCCTGACTTGACCATATTTGGTAAGGTTGTAGCGGGAGGTTATCCATCAGCAGGCGGTTTAGGTGGACGACGTGACTTAATCAACCACTTGGCTGCTGGGCTGGAAAGTGGGAAAAAACGTGCCTATTGTGGTGGTACATTAGCAGCAAATCCTCTTAGTTCATTAGCTGGTTATTATACAATAAAAGAGCTAGAAAGAACTAATGCAGCTGTTATTGCAGGCCAGCAAGGAGATAAGATAACCAAAGGATTACAAGATCTTATAAAGCAATATGATCTCCCATATGTGGCATATAATCAAGGATCCATTTGTCATTTAGAAACTTCTGCAGCTATGTTTATTAAACTTAAATATACAAGTATTAAGAAATGTTTGGGAGAGATTAAAGCACGGAAATTCATGATGGAAGAGATGGGTGCAGCCTATATGGCAGAAGGGTTAGTTACATTAGCTGGAAGTCGTCTTTACACATCTATGGCTACAACAGATGAGATTGTTGATGAAGCCCTTAAAAGATTTGAAAATGTGTTTAAGAATGTTGATCGATCCAATTTATTAAATGATGTAGAACCTGGAAATATGGGTCAAACAGCATAA
- a CDS encoding class II aldolase/adducin family protein, giving the protein MELLQERQLVCDAGKRLISTGLVAGTWGNISLRVDDQHMLITPSGQEYEKLTPKDIVLVNMATLEYEGHLKPSMERGLHAAVYQDRKDIHAVIHTHSINACVIASTRQTVPPVIDDMVQIIGPSLKTAEYAISGSKKLTKKVLKALKGRNAALLANHGGICLGRDMEEAFTTCQLVEKCCRIYIESQCIGGPVEINKLEAFAMHEYYMKIYSKKKRQLKDQAR; this is encoded by the coding sequence ATGGAACTATTACAAGAAAGACAATTGGTTTGTGATGCTGGGAAGAGATTAATTTCTACTGGTCTAGTTGCTGGGACATGGGGCAACATTAGTCTACGTGTAGATGATCAACACATGCTCATAACACCTAGTGGTCAAGAGTATGAAAAGTTAACACCTAAGGACATCGTGTTAGTTAATATGGCTACCTTAGAGTATGAAGGTCATCTAAAACCATCTATGGAAAGAGGACTTCATGCAGCCGTCTATCAAGATCGTAAAGATATTCATGCTGTAATCCATACACACTCCATAAATGCCTGTGTCATCGCATCAACAAGACAGACAGTACCACCAGTAATAGATGATATGGTACAGATTATTGGACCATCTTTAAAAACTGCTGAATATGCCATATCAGGTTCAAAAAAATTAACTAAAAAAGTATTAAAAGCTTTAAAAGGTAGAAATGCTGCTCTATTAGCCAATCATGGGGGAATATGTTTAGGGAGAGATATGGAAGAAGCCTTCACTACATGCCAACTAGTAGAAAAGTGTTGTCGTATTTATATCGAAAGTCAATGCATAGGCGGACCTGTTGAGATTAATAAATTAGAAGCATTTGCCATGCATGAGTACTACATGAAAATATACAGTAAGAAAAAGAGACAACTCAAAGATCAAGCAAGATAA
- a CDS encoding GNAT family N-acetyltransferase encodes MQQLKSCSKDEFQQALDLINATFREGKQMMEKEFPLLLSEENSERRVLMKVDDEVAAIVNYYKSNIHIEGTSVNVGSIGAVCTANNHRGKGFATKILNEIDQRMLNENIHVQLISGDRALYTRRGASFGGKVLRVKLTENKSNHLYTYEEVEEKDVISLLKIYNCDSTRFYRNHDEMVALMYAGKAAYEHFKKVYLNNMLIGYFVISENFKRVVEFGGSLPLIIQSIQQYQLDNKLGDLNLDLLSDSKDISVIYEKNYEVEERNHNGTIKIIDINGLLNALRPYAIQYIPEDVFDLIKVEKKVDSYVFYYKDEAISLGGDSELVKLIFGSWDDTAKKDTELNGILQEIFPIPFPMTDNLNFI; translated from the coding sequence ATGCAACAATTGAAAAGCTGTTCAAAAGATGAATTTCAACAAGCGTTAGATCTAATCAATGCGACATTTCGTGAAGGAAAGCAAATGATGGAAAAGGAATTTCCTTTATTATTATCTGAGGAGAACTCTGAACGCAGGGTACTTATGAAAGTTGATGATGAGGTTGCAGCTATTGTCAACTATTATAAAAGCAATATACATATAGAAGGGACTTCAGTAAATGTAGGCTCTATTGGAGCTGTTTGTACAGCAAATAATCACCGTGGCAAAGGCTTTGCTACAAAAATACTGAATGAGATTGATCAGAGGATGTTAAATGAGAATATCCATGTACAGTTAATTTCTGGTGATCGTGCACTTTATACTAGGAGAGGCGCTTCATTTGGAGGTAAAGTATTAAGAGTTAAACTAACAGAAAATAAAAGTAATCATCTTTATACATATGAAGAGGTAGAAGAAAAAGACGTCATATCCCTATTGAAAATTTATAATTGTGACAGTACTCGGTTTTATCGTAACCACGATGAAATGGTGGCTTTGATGTATGCTGGCAAAGCTGCATACGAGCATTTTAAGAAGGTATATTTAAACAATATGCTCATTGGGTATTTTGTTATTTCTGAAAACTTTAAAAGAGTTGTTGAGTTTGGCGGTTCTTTACCATTAATTATCCAATCTATTCAACAATATCAACTGGATAATAAGTTAGGTGACTTGAATCTAGATCTATTATCTGACAGTAAGGATATCAGTGTGATTTATGAGAAAAATTATGAAGTTGAAGAGAGGAACCATAACGGTACAATCAAAATAATTGACATCAATGGGCTTTTGAATGCACTAAGACCTTATGCTATACAATATATACCAGAAGATGTTTTTGATTTAATAAAAGTGGAAAAGAAAGTTGATTCTTATGTGTTTTATTATAAAGATGAGGCTATTTCCCTAGGTGGTGATAGCGAACTTGTTAAGTTGATATTTGGTAGTTGGGATGATACAGCAAAAAAAGATACCGAGCTTAACGGTATTTTGCAAGAGATTTTTCCTATACCATTTCCGATGACAGATAATTTAAATTTTATTTAG
- a CDS encoding TetR/AcrR family transcriptional regulator, giving the protein MENMTRRERKKLMTHSKMLRSAKHLFREKGYEYTSIEDITERADVSKSTLFKHFPNKESLLIGLADEEVTDVLELLETLEDEDEITQIKSVLLRLIEDSIPYLRVTGRVLFTTLINKNNIQSPFKALRDAIQERICSAQEKGDLTTQYSAEQIGVSLMSCYYGVLFKWFEEGGEPGAKEEVDVALDILLSSLKK; this is encoded by the coding sequence ATGGAGAATATGACACGACGTGAGAGAAAGAAGCTTATGACACACTCAAAGATGCTCAGGTCAGCAAAGCATCTTTTTAGAGAAAAGGGATATGAATATACGTCCATTGAAGATATAACTGAAAGAGCTGATGTATCCAAGAGCACATTATTTAAGCACTTTCCCAATAAAGAGAGTTTATTAATTGGTTTAGCCGATGAAGAGGTAACAGATGTACTAGAGTTATTAGAAACCTTAGAAGATGAAGATGAGATCACACAAATTAAAAGTGTTTTATTACGCTTAATCGAAGACTCCATCCCTTATTTGAGGGTAACTGGTCGTGTACTATTTACAACGTTGATTAATAAAAATAATATACAGTCCCCTTTTAAAGCATTAAGAGATGCTATTCAAGAGCGAATTTGTAGTGCTCAAGAGAAAGGTGATTTGACAACTCAATACAGCGCTGAACAAATAGGTGTTTCATTAATGAGTTGCTATTATGGCGTCTTATTTAAGTGGTTTGAAGAAGGTGGAGAGCCGGGCGCAAAAGAAGAAGTAGATGTAGCGTTAGATATTCTTCTGAGTTCCTTGAAGAAATAA
- the melA gene encoding alpha-glucosidase/alpha-galactosidase has protein sequence MSKITFLGAGSTVFAKNVLGDCMLTESLRDSHIALYDIDEKRLKESELMLKNINDNCNESKATIVAYTDRKAALKDATYVVNAIQVGGYDPCTITDFEIPKKYGLRQTIADTLGIGGIFRALRTIPIMMDFARDMEEVCPDAWFLNYTNPMSMLTLAMQKATKVKTIGLCHSVQVCADHLIRGLNEAGYDLPTEDLQWKIAGINHMAWLLELTHKGEDLYPQVRQIAKEIDIKHKDMVRFEIMKHFGYYVTESSEHNAEYMPYFIKDKYPEIIDKLNIPLDEYPRRCVEQIEKWETMRDELVNDSSLTHERTHEYASYIMEAMETGQPYTIGGNVLNTGLITNLPEECCVEVPCVVDRSGITPCYVGALPEQLAALNRTNINVQLLTVEAALTGKKEHIYHAAMLDPHTSSELSIDDIIALCDELIEAHGDWLPEFK, from the coding sequence ATGTCTAAAATCACTTTTTTGGGAGCAGGAAGTACTGTATTTGCAAAAAACGTTCTTGGTGACTGTATGCTTACAGAATCCCTTAGAGATTCCCATATCGCACTTTATGATATCGATGAAAAGCGACTTAAAGAATCTGAACTTATGTTAAAAAATATCAATGATAATTGTAATGAAAGTAAAGCAACAATAGTAGCCTATACTGATCGTAAAGCAGCTCTAAAAGATGCAACATATGTTGTTAATGCCATTCAAGTGGGTGGATATGATCCTTGTACAATTACTGATTTTGAAATTCCTAAGAAGTATGGATTACGTCAAACCATTGCTGATACACTTGGAATAGGTGGAATATTCAGAGCTTTGAGAACAATCCCTATTATGATGGATTTTGCTAGGGATATGGAAGAAGTTTGTCCAGATGCTTGGTTTTTAAATTATACTAATCCTATGTCTATGCTAACATTAGCTATGCAAAAAGCTACAAAGGTAAAAACTATTGGTTTATGTCACAGTGTTCAGGTTTGTGCTGATCATTTAATAAGGGGTTTAAATGAGGCAGGTTATGATTTACCAACAGAAGATCTTCAGTGGAAAATCGCTGGTATCAATCATATGGCATGGCTATTAGAACTTACTCATAAAGGTGAAGATCTTTATCCACAAGTTCGCCAGATTGCAAAAGAAATCGATATTAAACATAAAGACATGGTTCGTTTCGAGATTATGAAACACTTTGGTTATTATGTAACGGAATCCAGTGAACATAATGCAGAGTATATGCCTTACTTTATCAAAGATAAATATCCAGAAATCATAGATAAACTCAACATTCCATTAGATGAATACCCAAGAAGATGTGTGGAGCAAATTGAAAAGTGGGAAACTATGAGAGATGAACTGGTGAATGATTCATCACTTACACATGAGCGTACCCATGAATATGCTTCTTATATCATGGAAGCTATGGAAACAGGTCAACCATATACTATTGGTGGTAATGTACTCAACACTGGTCTTATTACTAACTTACCAGAAGAATGCTGCGTAGAAGTACCTTGCGTAGTAGATCGTAGTGGTATCACACCTTGTTATGTTGGTGCTCTTCCTGAACAACTTGCTGCTTTAAACAGAACCAATATAAACGTACAGCTTCTAACTGTCGAAGCTGCATTAACTGGTAAGAAAGAACATATCTATCATGCAGCTATGTTAGATCCTCATACCTCATCTGAGCTCTCTATCGATGATATTATTGCACTTTGTGATGAACTAATTGAAGCTCATGGTGATTGGTTACCAGAATTTAAGTAA
- a CDS encoding xylulokinase: protein MGQQYVIAHDIGTSCAKTVLIDLNGNICGSASNEYPLYTRNPGWAEQEPEDYWEAVVKGTKEVVAKSSVSPETIAAIVSTTQAMGVIPLSREGEVLRSNITWVDGRAEKQAHKIMNKVGGEKIFKAIIGIPIMGKDVIAKLLWIKDEEPEVYRKTEVFLDVNGYVKFMMTGQKVMDWTGASSYAFDLKKKDWIRFIFKAIDFDENKLAPLVTSIDKIGVLTEEAAELMGLKAGIPVFGGCDDVQSATVGSGAIGEGEAHIYLGTSAWFCVSTRKNLKHKNGANVLQSAHPEMNVAVGITEAAGSCLQWIADQFFKHEQEDPNITNIYEVMDQTVRQVPPGADYLICTPWMMGERCPVSTTTTRSTMFNLSHEHKREHMMRAVYEGVAYNLRWIIDNFKRDFKFDIHKLRIIGGGSLDREWMQIIADVTKKEIETINNPKTAGAVGAAFCALVGLGIYQFDDIKDFVTVNQRYIPQRGNEKIYDELFKSYKSIYYSLKKAYRQANSERFTS from the coding sequence ATGGGACAACAATATGTTATTGCCCATGATATTGGCACAAGTTGTGCTAAGACAGTCTTGATTGACCTTAATGGAAACATCTGCGGAAGTGCATCTAATGAATATCCTCTTTATACAAGAAATCCCGGTTGGGCTGAGCAAGAACCAGAAGACTATTGGGAAGCAGTAGTCAAAGGAACAAAAGAAGTTGTAGCAAAATCATCTGTGTCTCCAGAAACCATAGCTGCCATAGTCTCTACAACACAGGCAATGGGTGTTATACCTCTTTCAAGAGAAGGAGAAGTACTAAGATCTAATATCACCTGGGTAGATGGTCGTGCTGAAAAGCAAGCTCATAAGATCATGAATAAAGTTGGAGGAGAAAAAATTTTTAAGGCCATTATTGGTATCCCTATCATGGGGAAAGATGTTATTGCTAAATTACTATGGATAAAAGATGAAGAACCAGAGGTCTACAGAAAAACAGAAGTATTTCTTGACGTTAATGGTTACGTTAAGTTTATGATGACTGGGCAAAAAGTAATGGATTGGACAGGAGCTTCCTCCTATGCATTTGACTTGAAAAAGAAAGATTGGATAAGGTTTATATTCAAAGCTATTGATTTTGATGAAAATAAGTTAGCACCCCTGGTAACGTCCATTGATAAAATTGGTGTATTAACAGAGGAAGCAGCTGAATTAATGGGCTTAAAGGCAGGTATACCTGTGTTTGGAGGCTGCGATGACGTACAAAGTGCAACAGTAGGTTCTGGAGCTATCGGTGAGGGAGAAGCTCATATCTATTTAGGGACATCTGCTTGGTTTTGCGTTTCTACACGCAAAAATCTAAAGCATAAGAACGGCGCTAATGTTTTACAAAGTGCACATCCAGAGATGAATGTAGCAGTTGGTATAACAGAAGCCGCAGGCTCATGCCTTCAATGGATAGCAGATCAATTCTTTAAACATGAGCAAGAAGATCCTAATATAACGAATATTTATGAAGTCATGGACCAAACTGTTCGGCAAGTTCCACCAGGCGCAGATTATCTTATTTGTACACCTTGGATGATGGGTGAACGTTGTCCCGTTAGTACAACTACCACTAGATCAACTATGTTCAATTTAAGTCACGAACATAAAAGGGAGCATATGATGAGAGCAGTCTATGAAGGGGTCGCCTATAATTTGCGCTGGATTATTGATAACTTTAAAAGGGATTTTAAATTCGATATCCATAAACTCCGTATTATCGGCGGTGGTTCTTTGGATAGGGAATGGATGCAGATTATTGCTGATGTAACGAAGAAAGAGATAGAAACAATCAATAACCCAAAAACGGCAGGAGCTGTGGGAGCAGCCTTCTGTGCTTTAGTTGGGCTGGGAATTTATCAATTTGACGATATTAAAGATTTTGTTACAGTCAACCAAAGATACATACCTCAAAGAGGAAATGAGAAGATTTACGATGAATTATTTAAGAGTTATAAGAGTATCTATTATTCATTAAAAAAAGCTTATCGACAAGCTAACAGTGAGAGGTTTACGAGTTAA
- a CDS encoding ABC transporter substrate-binding protein, whose product MKGRKSLFIIVLLMITVILTGCPDKKTVSIGYRDSTEHHILAQMFSKVIRKETPYETVLNKYGNSELALQALKEEKIDVYPEEMEMIYYTLLGEENEIYEVEKLQGAINDTFNEENVLFMDQLGYEKRYALAMTEMTADKYGINTMTDLEEISGDLNLAASYTFLDEEKGIEGMKSSYEHDFKTVQGYDSELRYIKLGDGDADIVQVWTTDGYVKIMNLILLEDDLMYFEDYHVAPLISAKLKDEYPDIIEALEKLEDIITAEDITNLQIKVIEDEMPADEVAEKYLKEKGIID is encoded by the coding sequence ATGAAAGGTAGAAAATCATTATTTATCATAGTGCTTCTTATGATAACTGTCATCTTAACAGGATGTCCAGATAAAAAGACTGTTTCAATAGGTTATAGAGATAGTACAGAGCACCATATTTTAGCTCAAATGTTTTCAAAAGTTATTAGAAAAGAGACGCCTTATGAAACGGTACTGAATAAGTACGGTAATTCAGAATTAGCCCTACAAGCATTGAAAGAAGAGAAAATTGATGTATATCCAGAGGAAATGGAAATGATTTATTATACCTTATTGGGAGAGGAAAATGAAATATATGAAGTAGAAAAGCTACAAGGAGCTATTAATGATACCTTCAATGAAGAGAATGTACTTTTCATGGACCAATTAGGTTATGAGAAGAGATATGCTTTAGCCATGACTGAAATGACTGCAGATAAATATGGTATTAACACCATGACGGATTTAGAAGAAATATCAGGTGACTTGAATTTAGCTGCTAGTTATACTTTTCTTGATGAAGAGAAGGGGATAGAGGGTATGAAAAGTAGTTATGAGCATGATTTTAAAACTGTACAAGGCTATGATAGTGAATTACGTTACATTAAGCTTGGTGATGGTGATGCAGATATAGTGCAAGTATGGACAACAGATGGTTATGTAAAAATCATGAATTTAATACTTTTAGAAGATGATCTCATGTATTTTGAAGATTATCACGTTGCTCCATTGATTAGCGCTAAGTTAAAAGATGAATATCCTGATATTATAGAGGCGTTAGAGAAATTAGAGGATATCATTACAGCAGAAGATATAACCAATCTGCAAATTAAAGTCATAGAAGATGAGATGCCAGCTGATGAAGTAGCAGAAAAATATTTAAAAGAAAAGGGCATTATCGATTAA